TTTCCAGGATTGAGCCGCAGGCCGTCCACTCCGGCCGCGAGCGCACCCAGCGCCAGTCGGTGATCGAAATGAATATCGGCAACGAGGGGGATTCCAATCTCTTTCTTGATGCGAGGAAGCTGTTCCACGGCCACTTCATCCAGGACGGCAACCCGAACCATTTCGCATCCGGCATCTTCGAGACGTCGAATTTGTGCTACGGTAGCCCGTCCATCACGGGTGTCCGTGTTGGTCATGGATTGAACGACAACAGGCGCTCCTCCTCCTATGGGAACAGAACCGACATGAATTTGGCGTGTGACATGTTTTCGCTGCAATGACTTCAAGAGCACCTCCTTTAAAGGATCCGACGAACGGTCCAGGATCCACCGATCTTTTTCCAAGAATTTCCGGGACTGGCTAATCGATACCCATCCCCAAACCTCCCTCACCCCCTTCAGAAGAGGGAAAGGTTGGAAAGACTCCAATCTGTTGGAGGAAAGGTTTTGTAACTCTGGAATTTTAAGGGGCCGGCATGTATTTGCCAAGGTCTATTCCATCAACAGCCTTTCGCATCAAAGCATTCTATAGTATTTTGCAAGACTGAAGGTAGTATCGAGACCACGCAAATGACAATTATTTTTCAACTTCTCATCCCAAAAGTGCCCGAATATGAAAAAGTTAAAGATCCTTTTCTGTGCGCCTGAAGTCTCACCTTACGCCAAAACGGGGGGATTGGCCGACGTCACAGGCGCTCTCCCCGCATCTTTGCAGAACTTGGGGTGTGATGTCCGCATATTCATGCCCCTTCACCGATGTGCCCGGGATAAAGTCCAGGATTTGAAGCTCGTGGTGGAAGGCACTCCCATTCCCGTGGGAATTCATGATTATCACGTCCAGCTATGGGAGTCCCGGACCTCCACGGGAATACCACTTTATCTATTGGAAAAAGATGAATTTTTTGACAGAAGTTATCTCTACGGGACACCCAACAGGGGAGACTACGAAGACAACGCGGAACGCTTCATCACTTTCTGCCGTTCGGTTCACTCCCTTTGTTCCCAGCTGAGTTGGTTTCCCGAAATTTTCCACCTTCACGATTGGCAAACGGCCCTGATTGCAACCTATCATTTTTACCACTGGAGATACGATCCCAACTTCATGCACACCGGGACGGTCTTCACCATCCACAATCTGGCCTATCACGGGCTTTTCCCGGGCAACCACTTCAACCTGACACATCTTCCACAGGATGTCTTTTCGCCCGATGGGATGGAATTCTGGGGGAACTGCAATTTCCTCAAGGCAGGCCTCGTTTACAGCGATTTTCTCACCACCGTGAGTCCCACTTACAGTAAGGAAATCCAGCAACCCCGCTTCGGCCATGGTCTGGAGGGAGTCCTGCAGCTTCGCCGGGACCGCTTGGCAGGCATCCTGAACGGCATTGATACCAATCTCTGGGACCCCAGGACCGACGCCCTGATTTCGAAGCAATACGATATTGGGGACCTTTCGGGCAAACGCATCTGCAAGGAGCAACTCCTCTCTCAGCTCGGCTTTCCCAAAGAAAACTGCGGAAAGCCCCTTCTCGGAATGGTCGGCCGGTTGGCCATACAAAAGGGCTTCGATATTCTGCTGAAAAGCATCGAAGCCATGATGGACCTTCCCATATCCCTGATCATCCTGGGGACGGGAGAACCGGAAATCGAGCGGCAACTCAAACTGGTCGAGAATCTGCACCCGGAGAAGGTGAAGATTATTTTCCAGTTTGATGAAGTATTGGCGCACCAGATTGAAGCCGGAGCGGATATTTTCCTGATGCCTTCCCGCTATGAACCCTGCGGACTCAATCAGATGTATAGCCTGCGATACGGAACCATACCCGTGGTGCATGCCACGGGAGGACTGGAAGATTCGGTGGTGGATGTCCTGAAGGATAGCGAAAACGGAACGGGTTTCAAGTTTTATGAATACAAATCGGAAGCTTTCATGGAGGCGCTCCATTCAGCGCTTGAAATGTTTCAGAACGCGCTCCAATGGACAAAGCTTCAGCGAAGGGCCATGACTCAGGACTTTTCCTGGGACCGTTCCGCCCAGGAGTATTTGAAGCTCTATGAAAGGATTCACCAAGAAAAGATTTAAGCGTCGGCTCAGAGGTTTTGCAATATCTTGGAGATGCCCGTTCATGCTGAGCGAAGCATGTCCTGAGCTTGTAGAAAGGCTTGAAACGGGCTTTTCGCCCCTCGACAAGCCCAAGGACAATGGATGGAGTGTCATGGATTCGGATACGGTGAGGGCTCCACGTTCAGGCGATCGCCATCTCTTTATCCCTCCCCAGCATCTTGTAGACCATGACCTTGACGAAGTCATTCACCACAAACCAGACCAGGCAATACCCCCATATCAACAAAGCATATTTCCATCCTATGGGTTCGATCAACCATCCGTAAACCGCGAAAAGAGTCGCTGCGATTTTAGTGAGGAGGGCCGCCCAGAAAAGCATCGCTGAAGGATAGGGTTTCTGCCAGAATCTTTTTTCGGTGCGCGTCACAAAGATGGTCAGATGCCCTGCTACAGCCAGCTTCAGGAATATAAAGCTTTGGACGGTACCGGTTGAAAGATGCATATATTCTTCAGCGACATAAAAAAGCCCAAAGCTTGCGATGATACCCAGGACACCAAGGACCGTCGCCATTCCGATCACTTCTTCCATGTTCCACCTTACGGGCCTGTCATCGACCTTGGTATTATCGTAGGCAATAGCAAGTATCGGGATATCATTGAGAAAAGCCAGTATAATGATCATGATTGCAGTAACGGGATAGAAATTGAAAAGTGTGATGGCTGCAGTCATGAACAAAATGATACGAATGGTTTCACTCACCCGGTAGATGCTGTAACTCTTCATTCTTTCGAAGGTGACACGAGCCCCCTTGATGGCATCCACAATGACCGAAAGTCCTGGTGCCAGCAAAACGACATCAGCAGAAGCCCTCGCTGCATCCGTTGCACCTGAAACAGCAATCCCCGCGTCAGCTTTTTTCAGAGCGGGAGCATCATTGACGCCATCACCCGTCATGCCGACAATGTGATCGGCCTTTTGAAGCTTATCGACAATCAAATATTTATCTTCTGGAAATACCTGTGCAAAACCGTCGGCATTTTCAATGAGATCGATGATCTCCGATTCGTGTCGCTTCACGTACCCCTTGGGCAATTCTATGTTGTCGAGCTGTTTCTCGATTTCCTTAACGACGCTTTTGGCCAGTTTCTCCACGTCTCTTTCAGTCTCGTTGGGAGCAAGCCGGGTATAGAGTGCTCTGGTTATGATTTCCCCCAGCAACACCAGTTCCTTATTGCTGGCTCCCTTCAAGTCCCTGGCATCCAGCAGATTTTCCCCGATTTTCAGAACATTCGCGATCTGCTTTGCGATGGCAAGATTGTCGCCCGTAACCATCTTCACATTGAGCCCCAGTTTCTTTGCCTGCTCGATGGTATCCGCAGAGTCTTCCCTCGGGGGATCAAAAAGGGGCAACAGCCCTATAAACTCGTACTTCGTATCTTCAGAACGCCTTACTGCGACTCCAAGCGTTCTGAACCCTCCTTCAGCCAACTCTTCGACTTTTTTTAATATATCCTCCTGCCCAGCCTCTTCCCCGCATAGTTCCAGAATGACCTGAGTCGCCCCCTTCGTGACCCGGAATTTCTCCTCCCCTCTCGTGACGGTTCCCTCCGTTCTTTTGCCAACCGGATCAAAAGGCATGAACTTCATGTGCCGATAAGCCTTCAACTCATCCAGCCATCCCTTTTCCTTTATAAATTCAAAGATGGGTATTTCTATGGGGTCGGCATTTTCTTCCCTGGAAGCAAGAGCCGCAAAGACCATCAGTTCTTGCACTGTGTAATCATTGAAGGGAAGCGGATCCGAGATGGTCATTTTGTTCTGAGTCAGAGTTCCCGTTTTGTCGGAACAGAGCACATCGACCCCTGCAAGTTCCTCTATGGAAACCAGGCGGCTTACGATCGCCTGCTTTTTCGCCAGATTCATGGCCCCTACAGCCATGGTCACCGATAAGACTGCAGGCAAAGCCACGGGAATTGCCGCCACAGTCAAGATCAGTGTGAATCTCATGATCTCCATCATATTTTCATGTCTGAACAGAGCGGTGACGATGATCACCATTGCCAGAAAAACAGTTAAAACAATAAGGTAGTTACCTATAGCCATCACGGCCTTCTGGAAGTGACTCGTCTCCTCTTTTTCAGCTTTAGCAACAAGTGATACGGTTTTTCCAAAAAACGTATTGGACGCCGTATTGACAACGACCGCCACCATTTCCCCCTGTTTCACTACAGAATTGGAGTAGGCGATCTCTCCCACTTTCTTGGTGACGGGGAGAGACTCTCCGGTGAGGACCGACTGATCGGATTGAATGTAATCCCCATCTATGAGCTTCACATCGGCGGGCACGATCTCACCTATTCGTATCTTGATGATATCTCCCGGCACGAGCTCTCTTGCGTCGAGGATCCTGAACGCTCCATCCCGCAAGACCATGGCATTCTTGGCCAGTTTTTTCTTGAGGACCTTCAGGGCATTCAACGCTTTGGACTCCTGCCAGAGGTCTATGAAGGCATTGGTGAAGAGCAAGACCAAAATGATGACCATGTCCGCCCACTTCTGAACCAGCGCTGAAAGCAGTCCTGCCGTCTCGATCATCCAGGGGATGGGTCCCCAGAACCGCCTGAAAATCCGATGCAATGTGGATTCTTCTTTTTCAGGGATTTCATTGAAACCGTATTGAGAAAGGCGCCGTTTGCTTTCTTCCTGGGAAAGTCCTTCCTTGCCGTCACTTTCCAGTTCCTTGAGTGTCTCCTCGACAGAAAGCTTGAGATAATCATCGGTGGGTCTGGCCATGATTCGCTCCTTTCCTCTATTCTCTGTTTAAAGTTCTTTCTTCATAAAAAAAGATGAAGACTCAGGAGAACCGATCTTCTTAGGGGAAAAAGTATATTTTCCAGAGGAAGCGGCAGTTCTATCCGTCACCGGTCATCATTGAACATCCCGCAAGTAGAGTGGTTCGAAAGGGTCAAGGATGGATATCGGCAACGGAAGCACGTATATGATCCGGTTTGTAGGGATACCGGTCCACTTTCTCACGGCGCGTAACGCCGGTCAAAACCAAAATCGTTTCCATGCCGCTTTCAATGCCTCCGATAATGTCCGTATCCATTCGGTCTCCGATCATGAGGGTATTTTCCGAATGGGCTCCGAGTTGCCGCAGGGCGGAACGCATCATCAGGGGATTGGGCTTCCCGATGAAATACGGCTTGATTCCCGTGGCCGCCGTGATCATGGCCGCGACAGCACCGCAGGTCGGGACAACCCCATCCTCCGCAGGCCCTGTCACATCGGGATTGGTGGCAATGAAACGGGCTCCGGCCTTGATCAGGCGTACCGCCTTTGTGATGCGCTCGAAACTGTAGGAAGTCGTCTCCCCAATGACCACATAGTCCGGGACCTGATCCGTGATTTTGTAGCCGATCTGCTCGAGGGCCACGATCAGTCCATCCTCCCCGATGATATAAGCCGACCCTCCCGGCCGCTGCCGCCTCAGAAACTGCGCCGTTGCCAGGGCGGAAGTGAAAATGGATTCAACGGGGATATCCAGACCGCTCGCACAGAGTCTTCGTTGGAGATCGTGGGGTGTGAACCGGGAGTTGTTTGTCAACAAAAGAAATAGAGCCCCTGCTTTTCGCAATCGCTCAATGAATTCGACGGCTCCATCCAACAGCTTCGCGCCATTGACCAAGACACCATCCATATCGATCAGGTAAGCTTTTGACACGATACCATCTCTCTGGTCATTCCGAACTCAGGGTCTGTAAGGGAGTGAGTCGCTCTTGAAATCCCCCTTTACCACGGAGGCACAGAGATCACAGAGGAATTCCAAAATCTTCTCCGTGCCCCTCCGTGTCTCCGTGGTGAATAAGGGGATATTGGAATCCGTCACCCCCCTCAAGAACTCCTTTCCGGTTTTCCTGGATTTGGGTTTTCGCAGGAACCCGGTCTTCTTCGGAAGCATGGAACTTGTTTCTTTGCAGGCCCTCATTCGACAAGATAATGCAGCAACAGACTGGACAAGCCGAGAAAGGTCGAGAACCCTCCCACGTCCGTAGCCATGGTAACGAAAATGCTGGAACCGAGTGCGGGGTCCAGCTTCAATTTGCGGAGCGTAATGGGAACCATGGCGCCGAACAAACCGGCGAGAATGAGGTTCGTCGTCATGGCCATCCACAAAATGAGGGAGAGCCAGACGTTTCCAAACCACGCATAGGCGATGCCCGCCATTACCATTCCGCAGATCAAACCACTGAAAAATCCAACGCCTATCTGCTTGAAGAGGACCTTCCAATTTCCTTTTACCTTGATCTCTCCCAATGCAAGGGCTCTCACCACCACGGTGAGAGACTGTGTTCCCGCATTGCCGCCGATGCCCGCTACGATCGGCATGAGAGAAGCAAGGGCCACATACCTTGCGATGGTTCCGGAAAAAAAGTTGACCGTAAAAGCGGCCAGAAGAGCGGTGCAAAGATTGATCAACAGCCAGGGCACACGCAACTTCACGGAACGCGGCAAAGGGGAAGAAATTTTTTCGTCCGTGTCCAGGTTGGCCAGAAGATACATATCTTCGGTGGCTTCTTCGGTCATGACGTCGAACACGTCATCGTAGGTGATGATGCCTACCAGCCGATCATCCGCATCCACCACGGGTATGGCCAGAAAGTCGTAATGGGTCATCTCCTTGGCCACATTCTCAATATCTTCATCGACCCGAACCGAGATGACATTTTTATTCATGACCGCCGCAATATCCATGTCGGGGTGCGCCATGATGAGCTCGCGCAAAGAGACAAAACCGATGAGCTTGCGGGCCTGGTTCACGACATAGACATAATAGATGGTTTCTTTCTTGAGAGCCTGGAAGCGCAACTGGTCCAAAGCGCTTCGAATGGTTCCATCGGCGCGCAGGAAGGCGTAGTCGGTGGTCATATAGGCGCCTGCGCTGCCTTCGGGATAGGTGATGAGCTTGAGAATATCCTGCCTTTCCGCCTGCATGAGCAAGGACAAAAGGCGTTCCTGGGATTTTTCGTCCAGTTCTTCCACGAGATCCGCACGATCATCCGGGCTCATGAGACTCATGAGTTCCACCAGGATGGTTCTGGGAAGATACTTGAGAGTCTCCTTTTGAATCTCGAAGGGAACGAATTCAAAAATATCCAGAGCCTGGGCGGTCCCCAGCAATTCAATGTAGCGCCCCAATTCTTCAGGTCGCAGCACCGCCAGACGTTCCGCGGCGTCGGCCGGATGGAGTGCTCGGGACATTTCCAGAAGAGCTTGAACGTCTCCATTGCGAATCCACGTGTGCAACTCTTCCAGGTGTTCCATATTTTCCGCCATCATCTGCTCCCGAAGATATGCTCTGCACGGATAAAATCAAGACTTTTGACCATCGTACAGGGACAACGTCTCCTGCACCCATCTTCAATCGCGGCGGAGACGCCGCTCCTGCAAAAGTGCACTCATCAACCATTGCGAACATACTTCTCTGTCCCATCCGGCCAATTTTAGAAGGGCTCAATCACTATAAAAATTACTGTACTCTTACCAGATGACAATGGCGTTTTCAACTTTCGCACCGCGACAGCGCAAATAGGCTCCCCCCTTTCGTTGGAGGGAAGACCGCAAAAAACAAGGAAATAAAAAGCAGGAAGGCTGGAAGCGGGAGGAAAAGTCCAAAAGGCTTTTCGAGGCGGGAGATCAAGATGTTCTGATGCGGCCCATTTCAGAGGGTTTCAGAAGGAATCCGTTGCAGCGTCTTCATCCGCCGTGGTGACCCTGTTGATTTCTTCAAAGGTGGTGAGTCCTCTCAGCGCTTTTTTCACTCCGTCATAACGCATGCTGTGAAATCCGATCCTCCTGGCACAAAGCTGAATATCCGAAGCAGATTCCCCTCTCGTTATGAGGCTTCTCATCTCGTCGTTGATGAGGATCACTTCATGAATGGCGACTCGCCCCGAATAACCCGTATTGTTGCATTGAAAGCATCCTTTTCCCCGGTACAGGAAGACTTCCCTTTCTTCCGACCCGAAAAGCTCTTTGACTTCGGCGGGCGAGGCTGGATATTTTTCCTTGCAGCGGCTGCAGACTTTACGCACCAGGCGTTGAGACATGACGCCGATGAGGGACTGGGAAACGAGAAAGGGCTTGAGCCCGATATCGATGAGTCTCGTCACGGCCTGCACGGCACTGTTCGTATGCAGCGTCGCCAGCACGAAGTGTCCCGTCAATGCCGCCTGGCATGCGATTTGAGCGGTTTCCATGTCACGGATCTCTCCGATCAGCATGACATCAGGGTCCTGCCGAAGAAAAGACCTCAAGGCGGTGGCAAAATCCAGCTCCACCGCTGTATTGACCTGTATCTGCGATATTCCGTGCAACTTGTACTCGACCGGATCTTCAATGGTCGTGATGTTGATCTCCGGCTTGTTCAAATGCTTCAGAATGGAAAAAAGAGTCGTGCTCTTGCCCGAACCCGTAGGACCCGTCACGAAAAAAATCCCATGGGGAATGTCCATGACCTTCCTGAGTGTGGACAAATTTTGCTTCGAAAAAGCGAGGTCCGACAGGTCCGGGATATCCTGCGACTGAGTTTGACCGAGGATTCGAAGAACGATTTTTTCTCCGAAGATGGTAGGAACACTGGAAAATCTGAAGTCGATCTTTCGATTCGGAAGTTCCAGGTTGATGCGTCCGTCCTGGGGCCTGCGCCTCTCGGTGATATCGAGATTGGCCAGAATCTTCAAACGGGAAACGACGGGCGAAAGGAGAGACTTTTCCAGCATGCTCCGTTCCTGAAGCAGCCCATCGATACGAAAGCGGATGCGCACCTTGTCTTCGCCCGGTTCAAAGTGAATATCGCTCGCATTTTCCCTGACCGCCAGCAGCAACAACCCCCTCACGAACTCCACAACCGATTGAGAACCGGCGACCTTTTGCAGCTCCTCTTTGGTGAGTTCGCTGATATCCTCGATCTGGATGCTGTCCGTAACGATCTTGCTGGAAAGATCCTTGAGATGCTCTTCCGACTGGTACTCGATTTCAATGGCCGCTTCGATTTCATCAGGAAAGGCGAAAGTAGGGCTGATCCGCTGCCCGATGATCTCTTCCGCCGCCTTGACGCTCAGAGAATCCAAGGGATTGGCCAGGGCTGCGGTGACCGCATCCCCAAATTTATAGATCAGGATCATCTGATGTTTTCGGGCGAACACCTCGGGAAGCTGTTGAACAATGTGCCGCTGAAAGAGCGTTTTGCGCATGTCCACGTAGGAAAGCCCCAGAGAATCGGCCCACAGTTTTCCCAGAACCCTTTTCGGATGGTTATTGCTTCGCACCAGGTGGGTCAGGACGGCAAAAGCATTCCCCTTGAATTTTTCATCGAGTCTGAAAGAGGCTTCCTCTGTGAGGATTCCCTTGGAGACGAGAAGGTTCAAAAATGTGGAGTTCTTGACCATATCCCTCTTTCTCGTTCATTCATTTTCTTCCTACTTTCTCTTCTCACGAAAACTTCAGCCCCGTCCGCATACATCTAAGCACCTGATCAGAAGTTATTTAACATTCTCGACCCTTATTGATTATGTCATTCCGGCATGCTTTTAGCCGGAATCCAGCCCCACGGCAAATTCTCTGGATACCGGCTTACGCCGGTATGACGGTATGAAAATGTTAAAAAATATGTGCTCAGGTGCTTAATTGTTCGCCACCCGTGCCCTGCTTCTGGCAAATACCTGCCAGGTATCCTTGATGATTTGCTTGATCTCCTCCAAGGGAGTATCTTTCCGGATATAGTTGGCAGCTCCAAGCGAAAGGCACTTTTCCACGCTCTCCATATCCACCACCGAAGAGAGCATGATGACAAAGGCATTGGGAAATTCTTGAACGATCTGCTTCAAGACCTCGTCCCCCGCTGTCATCGGC
This region of Desulforhabdus amnigena genomic DNA includes:
- the glgA gene encoding glycogen synthase GlgA — its product is MKKLKILFCAPEVSPYAKTGGLADVTGALPASLQNLGCDVRIFMPLHRCARDKVQDLKLVVEGTPIPVGIHDYHVQLWESRTSTGIPLYLLEKDEFFDRSYLYGTPNRGDYEDNAERFITFCRSVHSLCSQLSWFPEIFHLHDWQTALIATYHFYHWRYDPNFMHTGTVFTIHNLAYHGLFPGNHFNLTHLPQDVFSPDGMEFWGNCNFLKAGLVYSDFLTTVSPTYSKEIQQPRFGHGLEGVLQLRRDRLAGILNGIDTNLWDPRTDALISKQYDIGDLSGKRICKEQLLSQLGFPKENCGKPLLGMVGRLAIQKGFDILLKSIEAMMDLPISLIILGTGEPEIERQLKLVENLHPEKVKIIFQFDEVLAHQIEAGADIFLMPSRYEPCGLNQMYSLRYGTIPVVHATGGLEDSVVDVLKDSENGTGFKFYEYKSEAFMEALHSALEMFQNALQWTKLQRRAMTQDFSWDRSAQEYLKLYERIHQEKI
- a CDS encoding plasma-membrane proton-efflux P-type ATPase; the encoded protein is MARPTDDYLKLSVEETLKELESDGKEGLSQEESKRRLSQYGFNEIPEKEESTLHRIFRRFWGPIPWMIETAGLLSALVQKWADMVIILVLLFTNAFIDLWQESKALNALKVLKKKLAKNAMVLRDGAFRILDARELVPGDIIKIRIGEIVPADVKLIDGDYIQSDQSVLTGESLPVTKKVGEIAYSNSVVKQGEMVAVVVNTASNTFFGKTVSLVAKAEKEETSHFQKAVMAIGNYLIVLTVFLAMVIIVTALFRHENMMEIMRFTLILTVAAIPVALPAVLSVTMAVGAMNLAKKQAIVSRLVSIEELAGVDVLCSDKTGTLTQNKMTISDPLPFNDYTVQELMVFAALASREENADPIEIPIFEFIKEKGWLDELKAYRHMKFMPFDPVGKRTEGTVTRGEEKFRVTKGATQVILELCGEEAGQEDILKKVEELAEGGFRTLGVAVRRSEDTKYEFIGLLPLFDPPREDSADTIEQAKKLGLNVKMVTGDNLAIAKQIANVLKIGENLLDARDLKGASNKELVLLGEIITRALYTRLAPNETERDVEKLAKSVVKEIEKQLDNIELPKGYVKRHESEIIDLIENADGFAQVFPEDKYLIVDKLQKADHIVGMTGDGVNDAPALKKADAGIAVSGATDAARASADVVLLAPGLSVIVDAIKGARVTFERMKSYSIYRVSETIRIILFMTAAITLFNFYPVTAIMIIILAFLNDIPILAIAYDNTKVDDRPVRWNMEEVIGMATVLGVLGIIASFGLFYVAEEYMHLSTGTVQSFIFLKLAVAGHLTIFVTRTEKRFWQKPYPSAMLFWAALLTKIAATLFAVYGWLIEPIGWKYALLIWGYCLVWFVVNDFVKVMVYKMLGRDKEMAIA
- a CDS encoding HAD-IIA family hydrolase; its protein translation is MVSKAYLIDMDGVLVNGAKLLDGAVEFIERLRKAGALFLLLTNNSRFTPHDLQRRLCASGLDIPVESIFTSALATAQFLRRQRPGGSAYIIGEDGLIVALEQIGYKITDQVPDYVVIGETTSYSFERITKAVRLIKAGARFIATNPDVTGPAEDGVVPTCGAVAAMITAATGIKPYFIGKPNPLMMRSALRQLGAHSENTLMIGDRMDTDIIGGIESGMETILVLTGVTRREKVDRYPYKPDHIRASVADIHP
- the mgtE gene encoding magnesium transporter, yielding MMAENMEHLEELHTWIRNGDVQALLEMSRALHPADAAERLAVLRPEELGRYIELLGTAQALDIFEFVPFEIQKETLKYLPRTILVELMSLMSPDDRADLVEELDEKSQERLLSLLMQAERQDILKLITYPEGSAGAYMTTDYAFLRADGTIRSALDQLRFQALKKETIYYVYVVNQARKLIGFVSLRELIMAHPDMDIAAVMNKNVISVRVDEDIENVAKEMTHYDFLAIPVVDADDRLVGIITYDDVFDVMTEEATEDMYLLANLDTDEKISSPLPRSVKLRVPWLLINLCTALLAAFTVNFFSGTIARYVALASLMPIVAGIGGNAGTQSLTVVVRALALGEIKVKGNWKVLFKQIGVGFFSGLICGMVMAGIAYAWFGNVWLSLILWMAMTTNLILAGLFGAMVPITLRKLKLDPALGSSIFVTMATDVGGFSTFLGLSSLLLHYLVE
- a CDS encoding GspE/PulE family protein, with the translated sequence MVKNSTFLNLLVSKGILTEEASFRLDEKFKGNAFAVLTHLVRSNNHPKRVLGKLWADSLGLSYVDMRKTLFQRHIVQQLPEVFARKHQMILIYKFGDAVTAALANPLDSLSVKAAEEIIGQRISPTFAFPDEIEAAIEIEYQSEEHLKDLSSKIVTDSIQIEDISELTKEELQKVAGSQSVVEFVRGLLLLAVRENASDIHFEPGEDKVRIRFRIDGLLQERSMLEKSLLSPVVSRLKILANLDITERRRPQDGRINLELPNRKIDFRFSSVPTIFGEKIVLRILGQTQSQDIPDLSDLAFSKQNLSTLRKVMDIPHGIFFVTGPTGSGKSTTLFSILKHLNKPEINITTIEDPVEYKLHGISQIQVNTAVELDFATALRSFLRQDPDVMLIGEIRDMETAQIACQAALTGHFVLATLHTNSAVQAVTRLIDIGLKPFLVSQSLIGVMSQRLVRKVCSRCKEKYPASPAEVKELFGSEEREVFLYRGKGCFQCNNTGYSGRVAIHEVILINDEMRSLITRGESASDIQLCARRIGFHSMRYDGVKKALRGLTTFEEINRVTTADEDAATDSF
- a CDS encoding response regulator transcription factor translates to METKKPRVMIADDERHCRVLMKAVMNSMRCEVVGEAGNGPETLELYRKLKPHLLLLDINMPMTAGDEVLKQIVQEFPNAFVIMLSSVVDMESVEKCLSLGAANYIRKDTPLEEIKQIIKDTWQVFARSRARVANN